Sequence from the Helianthus annuus cultivar XRQ/B chromosome 13, HanXRQr2.0-SUNRISE, whole genome shotgun sequence genome:
TCAATCTTGAAGAGCAACAAATCATTTATAAGAGTGCCAAAGATGTTACAAATAAAGAGAAATATGGTGATGTGCCTGAAAAAACAGTAAGTTATGCCGACTTATGCTTTTAAAACACAATATAAACCACCTAatctttttgttttatttatgtaGAGGAATGCTTTGGCAGGTTACCTTAAATCTGTTGATCATCCAAATAGCTCTCTTCATTGCAGCATCTTGATTAGTAACAACAACTTTAGGCTCATTTCCAAAAGCATTAACAAAAGACCTTAAAATCCATCGATAAGAATCTGCAGCCTCAGAACCAAGTAATGCAACACCAAATGTGACATTCCTAAAATGATTATCAATCCCAGTAAATGGTACAAAAACCAAATCATATCTGCATAAAACAAACGGATAATGCATTAGAAAAAAAAGAACACAGGAATATATAACGCAATAAAAGTAAAAAACTTACTTGTTTGATTTGTAGGTAGCATCAAAACCTACTATATCACCAAATACTGTATAATTTGTTTTTGATTGGTCATCACCCCAAAAAAGTCCtttcaatcttctatcttcacCAACAACATAATCACGTGTAAAACTAGGAGAACATTCTTTCTTCCTAATAAGACGCCTAACTACCATTTCTGCACCATACTCACCTATGTAAAGATTCAAATCTCTTTTATAGTTCTTACAATCAACTTTACTAGCACCAACTTCACCAAAACCACCATACACTATTTTCATAATATTGAATGCTTTAACAGGTCCAACATTGATTGCAGACAATCTAGATATAAAACTTTCTTTAACATAATCAATACTTCTGGCAGCAGGCAAGAAATGAATATCTTCATCTTCAACAAATATATGATAATGTTCTTCTTCAAAATAGTAGATTTTAAACATATTATTGTTCTCTAATATTAATTTCACATGAGCATTGCATCCAACTCTTTTTGAACCTCTATTACGTTTAACAATCTTTTTACTAATTTCATCAATTGAACCAGAGTCTATTGCTTTGCTAACATGAAATCCTTCTTTTGAACAAAcaatatatcttattttcacTAAACCACCATTTTTCCAACAGATATTTTTTCTTGCAGAAAAACCTGCAGCAAGTGTATATCTCTGATAAAACGCAAAAGCCTTAtcaaatgattttaaaaaaaattccaaCAGAAGGTCTAATGGAATTACTGACTTTAGGTTTGTAAAACTTTCTTCCACTATTTCAGCGTACACGTTCCTTCCATTTGGAATTGAGATCtgaaacatttaacaaataattataaaatGCAATACTTCTTATATAATCATGTTTAGAGTGTTAAATATAAAATTATGTGCTTCATAATTGAAAAATTACGATTTAAAGTTTGTATATCATATAATATGGTTAAAAGCATAAAACGCAATAAGTTCactaaaacgcaatgactgaTAAACAAATAAAACAATGAATAAACGATCAAACTACTGTTAAATTATACAACAATGACAGTTATGTGCTTTATATTAGAACAATAATGTGACTAAAAGCATAGAACACAATAAGTTCACTAAAACGCAATAACTGATGAACAAACAAAACAATTAATAAAACGATCAAATTATGTTAAATTATACAACAATGACAGTTAAAGTTATCAAAAATCAATTAATAATAACAGAAAGAGAATttataaaacgtaaaaaaattgaatttcggcaaaataacaaaaaaatactCAAAATTGAAGCTAAAGTTACCAACCTGCAGAAGACATTGAAGTTATCGAATTGACGAACGAAACAAGGTTATTGATTGAAGAAAAAGGTGAATTTGTGATCGATTGCGATTTAGGTTTATACAATCTCAATTTTGTTTTGCAATTGATGAACTGGGTGTAGAGGTAACAAAATCTGATATAATATTAGAACGAGTATATGataatgtaaaataaaaataaaaaaaccccGCCTCCTAATTTTAAAAATTAGAGATGTACGGCTAAGATGACTTCATATACTTCCTAGCGAAAATACACTTTTTATTTGATTCTCACCCATTAATTTGACTAGAAAGGATTTTAAAAATTAGTTTTAAAGCTGTTTTGCTTATTGTTACTAGTAATTCGATTAGAAAGAATTTTAAAATTTAGTTTTCTGTCGATTAGAAAGAATTTTAAAAATTAGTTTTAAAGCTGTTCTGCTTATTAAAGTTAGTATATTATTTTTatctaaaaaatataaataaatactaATGTTGTGAATAACTAGTTGGCCGACAGTTATGATGATAAATATTAATCAAATAAagtgttttttatatataatttattttataatttataaattataaaagtTGATTCGGTTTTTGAATTTGTGTGGAGGGGTGGGTATAAATGATTGATTAGAGCATCTTGTTTACCGTGTATAGGCGGTTCCCTTTGAAGTAGATTGCAATACGATTATGAAAATGTTCATCTTATTTGAAGGGTGTTTCTTTTTTTCCGAATAGAAAACTAAATTCCATTCGGGTTTCAGTTGGAACTAGTAATAAGACCCGTGCGCGTTGCGACGCGGATACATCACAAACGTCAAACGGATTAGTTcaagcgttatgtgatgtgttaatcATATAATAATGTGCGTTTCGACGTATCCGactgaactcaatgtaacctataaATATGTTGCAATTGGATTAAAATGTAAAGCAAATCGAGTTTATActgtacaatcataacgtattatatgcgactcgagtaactcgaatttataccatcAAGTCAAAAcatattatatgtgacccgaTTCATATGTAGGAAACATACAAAATAAAGGCCGAAAGCGTATACCAAATTTACCTCAAAATGTAAAAAAGCAAAGTTTAAAAGTTGAGGGGTCGATATAAAGCATATGTACCAAAAACGTAAATTACCAAAGTATAGGTAAAAAATGCAAGTTACAAAAGTAGAGagtaaaaaaaaaggaaaattctATATGAAAAAAAATATGAATTACAAAACTATAAGCTAAAAGTGGAAATTTTGAAAGTCAAAGAGTGGTGGTTTTACCGACTTTGCACTTTAAGTATTATATAGAAATTAGTAAAAAGCTAGGGGCTAAAAATGCCAATTGTTAAAGTAGAAGAATAGTAAATTTAGATAAGGAACTAAAATTGATTACTCCAAAAGTGGAGGGCTCGTAACAAAGCTGAGGGGCTTCAAATGAAATATTGTAAAAGTTTAGAGGGTAGCAAAGCTGATGGGCTTGAAATGCAAAATTGTAaaagtatggggggggggggtaaggcaAAGCCCGTGGGAGACTAAAATTGATTACTCCAAAAGTGAAGGAGCCGTAGCAAAGCTGATGGGCTTGAAATGAAGTATTATAAAAGTTTAGGGGGTAGCAAAGCTAAAGGGCTTGAAACGCAAAATTGTAAAAGTTTAGGGGGTTTAAGGCAAAGCTGGTGGGTCAACCCACCGACTTTGTCTTTTAAGAGATAGTAGAATAGaataaccattatttgttatatatatacacacacaatataactaggttataacaTGTGAACATTGCAAGCtggaaaatttaatttatattagagtaaattatatttttggtccctatggttatatcacttttactatattagcctaaaataataatttttaacatatctgcccccatggtttctataactaaccattttggcccctaagtctataGATCATGGGGGctaaaatagttagttatagagaccatggggctaaaatggttagacttagagGCCAAACTGGTTAGTTATAGAAatcatgggggcagatatgttaaaaattcttattttaaactaatatagtaaaagtgatataactatagagaccaaaaacgtaatttactttttatattaataaaacatGAGAGCATATGCACATACTTTCATAATTTGTGAATCGTTTATGTTGGCTTTTGCATAACCGATCTTTGCTACAAAAGCCAAAAGAGCACTATAACTGAAAATACTAAATTTATTACCCCGAAGTTATATAAGTATGaaagaaaaaataataatcaGACAACGCATGTGATGCACTT
This genomic interval carries:
- the LOC110901389 gene encoding protein FAR1-RELATED SEQUENCE 5-like, yielding MANALVKISFFLTLVLTYSSFMLLVASRPQNVAVTTVTDVHDTSYDSDITNEQTSITDVSVHPEECHLISIPNGRNVYAEIVEESFTNLKSRYTLAAGFSARKNICWKNGGLVKIRYIVCSKEGFHVSKAIDSGSIDEISKKIVKRNRGSKRVGCNAHVKLILENNNMFKIYYFEEEHYHIFVEDEDIHFLPAARSIDYVKESFISRLSAINVGPVKAFNIMKIVYGGFGEVGASKVDCKNYKRDLNLYIGEYGAEMVVRRLIRKKECSPSFTRDYVVGEDRRLKGLFWGDDQSKTNYTVFGDIVGFDATYKSNKYDLVFVPFTGIDNHFRNVTFGVALLGSEAADSYRWILRSFVNAFGNEPKVVVTNQDAAMKRAIWMINRFKVTCQSIPLHK